CCGGGCCAGGAACTCGGGAGTCATCACCATCTGGCGGGTCAGATTCAGCCCGCACACCACCGGGAGTCGCGCCCGCCCCGCAAACGCCGCGAACACCTCGGCCGTCGCCGTAGGATCCACCCGCAAGTTCCACTCCGGTGCCGGCACGTCGCCGAAGTTGCCTCCCATGATCACCAACCGCCGCAGTAACGTCGGCAACTCCGGCTCGGCGCGCAGCGCCAGCGCCAGGTTGGTCAACGGTGCGGTGGCTAAGCCGATCAGCTCGCCCCGATAGGCGCGGGCCGCGCTCACCCATGCCGCCGCGGAATCGTAGTCGGTGACACGGCGGGTACTGGGCGGCAACTTGGCATACCCTAAACCACTGGGGCCGTGGGGAGTTCCACGATCGGGCAGCTCCGTACTCAACGGTCCGTCGGCGCCGCGAGACACCGGAACATCGGCGGCGCCGCACAAATCGAGCAACCCGAGGTTATTCGCGCACACCTGGTCGACCCCGACGTTACCGGCGCTCGATCCGACGCCTACAAGTTCCACATCCCGGCTCGCCAGCAGGTAAATCAGGGCGATCGCATCGTCGATGCCGGTGTCGACATCGGCGAAGACGGGATCCACCGCCGCCAGACTACCGACCGTTACGCTGGCCTGATGCCCGATGAGCTGGAGCCGCATTTCGAAGACGTCCAGGCGCACTACGACCTGTCCGACGACTTCTTCCGGCTGTTCTTGGACCCCACCCAGACCTACAGCTGCGCCTACTTCGAGCGCGAGGACATGACGCTGGAACAGGCGCAGATCGCCAAGATCGATCTCGCGCTGGGCAAGCTCGGCCTTCAACCGGGCATGACGCTGCTCGACGTCGGTTGTGGCTGGGGCGCGACCATGATGCGTGCGGTGGAGCGCTACGACGTCAACGTCGTCGGGCTGACCCTGAGCAAGAACCAGGCCCAGCATGTCGAGCAGCTGTTCGCCAAGTCCGGGAGTTCGCGTTCCAAACGTGTTCTGCTGCAAGGCTGGGAGCAGTTCGACGAACCCGTCGACCGGATCGTGAGCATCGGGGCGTTCGAGCATTTCGGCCACGAGCGCTACGACGCGTTCTTCACGCTCGCACACCGCTTGCTGCCGCGGGACGGAATCATGCTGCTGCACACCATCACCGGGTTGCACCCGATGGAAATGAAGGAACGGGGCATGCCGTTGTCCTTCGAGTTCGCCCGATTCGTCAAATTCATTGTCACGGAGATCTTTCCCGGTGGCCGACTGCCCTCGATCCCGATGGTGGAGCAGCGCGCCACCGCCAACGGATTCACGGTGACCCGGGTTCAATCGCTGCAACCGCATTACGCCAGGACCCTCGACATCTGGGCAGCCGCGCTGGAAGCGCACCGGGATCAGGCCATCGCGCTGCAATCCGAGGAAGTGTACGAGCGGTACATGAAGTACCTGACTGGCTGCGCCAAGATGTTCCGGATCGGCTACATCGACGTCAACCAATTCACCTGCGAGGCTTGATGACGGCGACCCGCCGCCGCGTCGTAGCCGCGATCCCCGCGAGAGTAATCACCAATGCACGCCGGGCAGGAGCCGCACCGCCCGGCGGACCGGCCGCGGTGCGGCCACTGTCCTGAGCGCGCGCACCGGGCGCTTAGGACGGCGTCGCGGCGACGGTGGCGAACTTTGTGCGACAGGGGCTTCGGCTTCGGTCACCCCGCGAGCGGCCGCCGAATCGGGGTAGCCCAGATAAAGCTGATGCAGAATCCTTCGCGAGAGCCGGGGCACGAAGTAGTTGCCCGCCTCGGCCAGGGTGCCCATCGGGGTGTCAATCCGTCCGGGCTTCTCGACCAGCCCGCGTACCACCATGGCGGCCGCGCGCTCGGGGCTGATGGCCGGGACCGGGTTGAGCCGCTTGGACGGCGCAATCATAGGCGTACGCACCAGCGGCATATGGATGTTGGTGAAAGTGATGTGGTCGGACAGCGTCTCGGTGGAG
The nucleotide sequence above comes from Mycobacterium vicinigordonae. Encoded proteins:
- a CDS encoding nucleoside hydrolase: MDPVFADVDTGIDDAIALIYLLASRDVELVGVGSSAGNVGVDQVCANNLGLLDLCGAADVPVSRGADGPLSTELPDRGTPHGPSGLGYAKLPPSTRRVTDYDSAAAWVSAARAYRGELIGLATAPLTNLALALRAEPELPTLLRRLVIMGGNFGDVPAPEWNLRVDPTATAEVFAAFAGRARLPVVCGLNLTRQMVMTPEFLARLLGAARSGPLRQFIYDSLRFDFAVHRDRGDGYLAYLHDPLAAGVALDPALVSTRPATVDVESGRGVAVADWSGCRKPNARIATDVDPAVFFERLVDRLASLAHRLG
- the cmaA1 gene encoding cyclopropane mycolic acid synthase CmaA1, with protein sequence MPDELEPHFEDVQAHYDLSDDFFRLFLDPTQTYSCAYFEREDMTLEQAQIAKIDLALGKLGLQPGMTLLDVGCGWGATMMRAVERYDVNVVGLTLSKNQAQHVEQLFAKSGSSRSKRVLLQGWEQFDEPVDRIVSIGAFEHFGHERYDAFFTLAHRLLPRDGIMLLHTITGLHPMEMKERGMPLSFEFARFVKFIVTEIFPGGRLPSIPMVEQRATANGFTVTRVQSLQPHYARTLDIWAAALEAHRDQAIALQSEEVYERYMKYLTGCAKMFRIGYIDVNQFTCEA